From a region of the Zingiber officinale cultivar Zhangliang chromosome 4B, Zo_v1.1, whole genome shotgun sequence genome:
- the LOC121975807 gene encoding DNA ligase 1-like, translating into MIKRRFYRHEHVDRDGHSSSSSDSDSDSVSEVQSDREVEPHGETETEEVGVIEDSSDSDADEDDEDGEDSEDEMQQRRFPFSAVHPNIRSSEPIVGAEAKKYGTVNAGDISVDCNDPIQADLIFILKHKSVFKCRLCPKVICLSDETVKRHLSSKAHARFKKQFQVGTLKVMLNSDGEIEEEQETHAERYARIVALAKESSSPKKKSGWRQRDKRRKKRMLSRSNNENIEKEEKQEKKPQKTEGKKEKPKEQQDDKQHKTEGKSEKPNVMLKKKANKIEGKTENPKEKRGKKRLKTENKEKPKEEKHEKKRAKTEENTQMPKVEKQEQKRPKTEGTEKPKAKKKKKERKTKG; encoded by the exons ATGATTAAGCGGCGGTTCTACAGGCATGAACACGTCGACCGGGATGGTCATTCCTCCTCGTCTTCTGATTCGGACTCCGACTCCGTTTCGGAGGTCCAGTCGGACAGGGAAGTAGAACCGCATGGGGAGACGGAGACAGAAGAAGTAGGGGTAATCGAGGATTCCAGCGACTCCGACgcagatgaagatgatgaagatggagaagattcagaagacgagATGCAGCAGCGCCGCTTCCCTTTTTCTG CTGTTCATCCTAACATTAGATCTAGTGAACCAATTGTTGGCGCAGAAGCTAAAAAATATGGGACTGTCAATGCTGGTGACATTTCTGTTGATTGCAATGATCCCATTCAAGCTGATCTCATTTTTATCTTGAAACATAAGTCAGTTTTCAAGTGCCGTCTCTGCCCAAAAGTTATCTGCTTAAGCGACGAGACAGTTAAGAGACACCTCAGTTCAAAG GCACATGCTCGTTTCAAGAAACAATTTCAAGTTGGAACGCTCAAAGTGATGCTTAATAGTGATGGTGAAATTGAAGAAGAGCAAGAGACTCATGCAGAGAGGTATGCACGGATCGTAGCTCTTGCCAAG GAATCAAGTTCACCCAAGAAAAAGTCAGGGTGGCGACAACGGgacaagaggaggaagaag AGGATGCTTAGCCGCTCCAACAATGAGAATATAGAAAAAGAAGAGAAGCAGGAAAAGAAACCGCAAAAAACTGAGGGGAAAAAAGAGAAGCCAAAGGAGCAGCAGGACGATAAACAACATAAAACTGAGGGGAAATCGGAGAAGCCAAATGTGATGCTGAAAAAGAAAGCAAATAAAATTGAAGGGAAAACTGAGAATCCAAAGGAGAAGCGCGGAAAGAAACGTCTAAAAACTGAGAACaaagagaagccaaaggaggaGAAACATGAAAAGAAACGAGCAAAAACTGAGGAGAATACCCAGATGCCAAAGGTGGAGAAACAGGAACAGAAACGACCAAAAACTGAGGGTACCGAGAAGCCAAAggcgaagaagaaaaagaaagaacgaAAAACTAAAGGTTGA
- the LOC121975805 gene encoding probable ribose-5-phosphate isomerase 2, translated as MGSPFLLQPSRSLTAEAMAAAGQSQDDLKRIAALRAVELVRSGMVLGLGTGSTAAHALDRIGDLLRGGDLRDIVGIPTSEWAAARAAAAGIPLTDLAAHPAVDLSIDGADEVDPALNLVKGRGGSLLREKMVEGASRRFVVIVDDSKLVPRLGGSGLAIPVEVIPFGWALTLRRLQNLFDGTPGFNLKLRTASINAKASAFTEKESEIEPFVTDNKNYIVDLFFEDGIHGDLQAISDDLLRITGVVEHGMFLGLATSVIVARKDGVVLMDKEAKSNGF; from the coding sequence ATGGGATCGCCATTCCTCCTCCAACCCTCTCGCTCGCTGACGGCAGAAGCTATGGCGGCTGCCGGCCAGTCCCAGGATGACCTGAAGCGCATCGCCGCCCTCCGCGCTGTGGAGCTGGTGCGGTCCGGCATGGTCCTTGGCCTCGGCACCGGCTCCACCGCCGCCCACGCCCTCGACCGCATCGGCGACCTCCTGCGCGGCGGTGACCTCCGTGACATCGTCGGCATCCCCACTTCCGAATGGGCCGCCGCCCGCGCTGCGGCCGCCGGCATCCCCCTCACCGATCTCGCCGCGCACCCGGCGGTCGACCTGTCCATCGACGGCGCGGACGAGGTCGACCCGGCGCTCAACCTTGTGAAGGGGCGCGGCGGCTCCCTCCTCCGGGAGAAGATGGTGGAGGGCGCCAGCCGCCGCTTCGTCGTCATCGTCGACGACTCCAAGCTCGTTCCGCGCCTCGGAGGCAGCGGCCTCGCCATCCCCGTGGAGGTCATCCCCTTCGGCTGGGCCCTCACTCTCCGCCGACTACAGAACCTCTTCGACGGCACGCCCGGCTTCAACCTCAAGCTCCGTACGGCTTCAATCAACGCCAAAGCTAGCGCCTTTACCGAAAAAGAATCCGAAATTGAGCCATTTGTGACGGATAACAAGAACTACATCGTGGACCTGTTCTTCGAGGATGGAATCCACGGAGATCTACAGGCCATCAGCGATGACCTCCTGAGGATCACCGGCGTGGTCGAGCACGGAATGTTCCTCGGATTGGCGACGTCCGTGATCGTAGCCAGGAAGGATGGGGTGGTGTTGATGGACAAAGAGGCGAAGTCAAATGGTTTCTGA
- the LOC121975806 gene encoding origin of replication complex subunit 4-like isoform X2, producing the protein MDTEKALALLRSRLYDPNYVHATFKSSEESNYCKLKFLIMNSISDSCNNSILLLGPRGSGKVAVVDLVLEDLKTQHPDSISVIRLNGLLHSDDNFALKEIARQLCLDHQLLFSKMASSDDNAGFMIDMLKECGLSHKSIIFVLDEFDLFAQGKQRLLYSLLDAMQTVSSQAVVIGVSCRLDADQLLEKRVRSRFSHRKLLFVPPSREDVRRLLEHILYLPKDIGLLSKYVAEFNSKIQDILNDKKFQEILDSILFIDGAINNLVQFLFRAVSSMSLESGLLSLENFKGSHLCYQRQPKTQILEGVSILELYILVCMNRLECKEQNSYNFNSVMKEYKAIHEAYKTSDNYRDSVCLRAFEHLLERELIGFVDNKGRNLSIEIQPVKLLISPHELYLGLKSRSSCPAILQKLFDHESFR; encoded by the exons ATGGATACCGAGAAAGCTCTTGCTCTTCTTCGATCTAGGCTCTATGACCCTAACTATGTCCATGCAACCTTCAAATCCTCCGAGGAGAGCAACTACTG CAAATTGAAGTTTCTTATCATGAACTCTATTTCGGATTCTTGTAACAACTCTATCCTCCTCCTTGGTCCTCGAGGATCTGGAAAGGTTGCG GTAGTTGACTTGGTCCTTGAAGATTTGAAAACTCAACACCCTGATTCAATTTCTGTG ATCAGGTTGAATGGACTACTCCATAGCGATGACAACTTTGCACTGAAA GAAATAGCTAGGCAGTTATGCTTGGATCACCAATTATTATTTTCTAAGATG GCTTCATCAGATGACAATGCTGGATTCATGATTGATATGTTAAA GGAGTGTGGATTATCTCACAAATCAATAATTTTTGTCTTGGATGAGTTTGATCTTTTTGCTCAG GGGAAACAACGATTACTTTATAGTTTGCTTGATGCAATGCAAACAGTGTCTTCACAGGCTGTAGTTATTGGTGTTAGCTGCAGATTG GATGCCGACCAACTTCTTGAAAAAAGAGTTCGATCTAGGTTTTCTCACAGAAAACTACTTTTTGTTCCTCCTTCAAGAGAAGATGTAAGAAG ATTGTTGGAGCACATATTATACTTGCCAAAAGACATAGGTCTCCTCTCTAAATATGTTGCAGAATTCAACTCAAAGATTCAG GATATTTTAAATGACAAAAAATTCCAAGAAATCCTTGATTCCATTTTATTTATTGATGGAGCAATTAATAACTTGGTGCAGTTTCT ATTCCGAGCTGTATCTTCTATGAGCTTAGAATCTGGTTTGCTATCCCTGGAAAATTTCAAAGGTTCCCACTTATGTTACCAGAGGCAGCCCAAGACCCAGATCCTTGAAG GTGTCTCAATTCTGGAACTGTACATTCTAGTGTGCATGAATAGACTGGAATGTAAAGAGCAGAATTCATACAACTTCAATTCTGTCATGAAAG AGTATAAAGCCATCCATGAAGCCTATAAGACATCCGACAATTACAGAGACAGTGTATGTCTGAGG GCTTTTGAACATCTCTTGGAACGAGAGTTGATTGGTTTTGTTGACAATAAGGGACGCAATTTATCCATCGAAATTCAACCAGTGAAACTTTTGATTTCACCTCACGAACTGTATCTGGGGTTGAAGTCACGCTCTTCATGCCCT GCCATTCTTCAGAAATTGTTTGATCATGAGAGCTTCAGATAG
- the LOC121978474 gene encoding cysteine-rich receptor-like protein kinase 19, with protein sequence MRSSRKLSFLLGLIRFLLLLRAPTAAMAANPFRADCGGDAYNSSSSFGRSLSNLLSSLTFLSSASYSANATAGAGSDSVYGLYMCQGDLSGSNCQSCIQTAVAGANQSCPGVRRSIVYYDQCHLRYSDANFFGVVDADGFNMTNPLEVTSSRMAFNVLSDLVQAAPLRRPLMFATNVSDMYPLFALAQCTADLSPDGCRRCLTASLVAIENCCIQRKGWRYLSPSCWIRYEPTPFFGNYPNNLSTYIIRSQCSSLDVQSDDLSARTANLRGLFDDLSTQAPATGFYSASAGDGGDRMYGLGLCAGDDATRGECAACLATAGRAIANECPNKTEGYMWYGPCFLKYSQQRFFGELDTDVHTFCGGAAPVTAEFSRATEAGARSIAQAAWGIPSMYAAGEVVVNATARSYVLAQCTRDLTADRCQICLGGGIGRMTASCGAQSGGWQYLSGSCTVRYEQFRFFNDPSAWIAPGNSPPSSTFDLLLLRLQSNVHFTGGGRRSSKARIIAIVLPIAGASLLGIPLLSAWNLRRRKARRSIPQPIDLESLEGRDLIFMGLAAIQAATDNFSIENKLGEGGFGAVYKGVLIDGKEIAVKRLSQRSKQSLSEFENEVKLVAKLRHKNLVRLLGCCVEGEEKLLVFEYLPNKSLDAILFDPNKRSQLSWEMRFIVISGVAKGLLYLHEDSLLKIIHRDLKASNVLLDKDMNPKISDFGLAKVYTTEESDMSAPRIVGTYGYMAPEYAMDGCFFVKSDVFSYGVLLLEIISGERNGRGYAEQYGQNLLGRAWELWNDDKATELVDSMLDNNECQANEAMKCIHIGLLCVQENIEQRPTISEVVLMLQSDHIVLVRPTKPPNFARGYRVS encoded by the exons ATGCGGAGCAGCAGAAAGTTGAGCTTCCTCCTCGGCCTGATCCGGTTCCTGCTCCTTCTCCGAGCTCCCACAGCTGCCATGGCAGCGAACCCTTTCAGAGCAGACTGCGGCGGCGACGCCTACAACTCGAGTAGCAGTTTTGGCAGAAGCCTAAGCAACCTCTTGTCCTCCCTCACTTTCCTTTCCTCCGCCTCATACTCCGCCAACGCCACCGCTGGAGCCGGTAGCGACTCCGTCTACGGCTTATACATGTGCCAAGGCGACCTCTCCGGCTCCAACTGCCAGAGCTGCATCCAGACGGCCGTCGCCGGCGCCAACCAAAGTTGCCCGGGAGTTCGCCGATCGATCGTCTACTACGACCAGTGCCACCTCCGCTACTCCGACGCAAACTTCTTCGGCGTCGTCGACGCTGACGGATTCAACATGACCAACCCCTTGGAGGTAACCAGTTCGCGGATGGCGTTCAACGTATTGTCCGATTTGGTGCAGGCGGCGCCCCTGCGACGGCCGCTCATGTTTGCCACCAACGTGTCGGATATGTATCCCCTGTTCGCCCTGGCTCAGTGCACGGCCGACCTGAGCCCCGACGGCTGCCGGAGGTGCTTGACGGCGAGTCTGGTGGCCATCGAGAACTGTTGCATCCAGAGGAAAGGGTGGCGGTATCTCTCCCCGAGCTGCTGGATAAGGTACGAGCCCACTCCGTTCTTCGGCAATTACCCCAACAACTTGAGCACGTACATCATCCGGAGCCAGTGCTCGAGCTTGGACGTGCAATCCGACGACCTCAGCGCGAGGACGGCCAATTTAAGAGGCCTCTTCGACGACCTGAGTACTCAAGCTCCGGCGACGGGCTTCTACAGCGCTTCCGCCGGAGACGGCGGCGATAGGATGTACGGCCTCGGGCTCTGCGCAGGGGACGATGCGACTCGCGGCGAGTGCGCGGCGTGCCTCGCCACAGCGGGGCGGGCCATAGCGAACGAGTGCCCCAACAAGACGGAGGGGTACATGTGGTACGGGCCGTGCTTCTTGAAGTACTCGCAGCAGCGCTTCTTCGGCGAGCTAGACACCGACGTGCACACCTTCTGCGGCGGCGCGGCGCCGGTGACCGCGGAGTTCAGTCGTGCTACAGAGGCGGGAGCGCGGAGCATCGCGCAGGCCGCGTGGGGCATCCCGTCGATGTACGCCGCCGGCGAGGTGGTGGTGAACGCGACGGCGAGGAGCTACGTGCTGGCGCAGTGCACGCGGGATCTGACGGCCGACAGATGCCAGATTTGCTTGGGCGGCGGGATCGGGAGGATGACGGCGTCCTGCGGGGCGCAGAGCGGCGGCTGGCAGTACTTGTCCGGCAGCTGCACCGTCCGCTACGAACAATTCCGCTTCTTCAACGATCCATCCGCCTGGATCGCACCAGGCAATTCTCCCCCTTCTTCAACCTTCGATTTGCTACTTCTTCGACTTCAATCAAATGTACATTTTacaggaggaggaagaagatcatCAAAGGCCAGAATCATCGCCATTGTTCTTCCAATCGCCGGAGCTTCACTCTTAGGAATTCCTCTCCTTTCCGCATGGAATCTGAGGAGAAGAAAAG CAAGAAGATCAATTCCCCAACCAATCGATCTCGAGTCCTTGGAAGGCAGAGACTTAATTTTCATGGGACTGGCCGCCATTCAAGCGGCCACCGACAACTTCTCCATTGAAAACAAGCTCGGAGAAGGTGGATTTGGAGCTGTTTACAAG GGAGTCCTGATCGATGGGAAAGAAATCGCAGTCAAAAGGCTGTCACAGAGATCCAAACAAAGCCTTTCTGAGTTCGAGAATGAAGTGAAGCTGGTCGCGAAGCTCCGGCACAAGAACCTTGTGAGGCTGTTGGGATGCTGCGTGGAAGGAGAAGAGAAGTTGCTAGTCTTTGAATACCTTCCTAATAAAAGTCTAGATGCCATTTTATTTG ATCCAAACAAGCGCTCGCAATTGAGTTGGGAGATGAGGTTTATCGTAATCTCCGGGGTTGCGAAAGGCCTTCTCTATCTCCACGAAGACTCACTTCTCAAAATCATTCATCGGGACCTCAAAGCTAGCAATGTACTGCTCGATAAAGACATGAACCCTAAGATATCGGACTTTGGCTTGGCAAAGGTTTATACCACAGAGGAAAGTGACATGAGCGCACCTAGAATTGTTGGGACTTA TGGATACATGGCTCCTGAATATGCTATGGATGGATgtttctttgtgaaatctgacGTATTTAGTTACGGTGTTCTCCTATTGGAAATTATAAGTGGAGAAAGGAATGGAAGAGGGTATGCGGAACAATATGGACAAAACCTCCTTGGGCGT GCTTGGGAGTTATGGAACGATGACAAGGCAACCGAGCTTGTGGATTCTATGCTCGATAACAACGAATGCCAAGCCAACGAAGCCATGAAATGCATCCATATAGGTTTGTTGTGTGTTCAAGAAAACATAGAACAAAGGCCAACTATATCGGAAGTTGTTCTTATGTTGCAAAGTGATCATATAGTGCTTGTTCGACCAACAAAACCCCCAAACTTTGCAAGGGGATATCGAGTTTCCTAG
- the LOC121975806 gene encoding origin of replication complex subunit 4-like isoform X1, with protein sequence MDTEKALALLRSRLYDPNYVHATFKSSEESNYCKLKFLIMNSISDSCNNSILLLGPRGSGKVAVVDLVLEDLKTQHPDSISVIRLNGLLHSDDNFALKEIARQLCLDHQLLFSKMASSDDNAGFMIDMLKECGLSHKSIIFVLDEFDLFAQGKQRLLYSLLDAMQTVSSQAVVIGVSCRLDADQLLEKRVRSRFSHRKLLFVPPSREDVRRLLEHILYLPKDIGLLSKYVAEFNSKIQYNLQDILNDKKFQEILDSILFIDGAINNLVQFLFRAVSSMSLESGLLSLENFKGSHLCYQRQPKTQILEGVSILELYILVCMNRLECKEQNSYNFNSVMKEYKAIHEAYKTSDNYRDSVCLRAFEHLLERELIGFVDNKGRNLSIEIQPVKLLISPHELYLGLKSRSSCPAILQKLFDHESFR encoded by the exons ATGGATACCGAGAAAGCTCTTGCTCTTCTTCGATCTAGGCTCTATGACCCTAACTATGTCCATGCAACCTTCAAATCCTCCGAGGAGAGCAACTACTG CAAATTGAAGTTTCTTATCATGAACTCTATTTCGGATTCTTGTAACAACTCTATCCTCCTCCTTGGTCCTCGAGGATCTGGAAAGGTTGCG GTAGTTGACTTGGTCCTTGAAGATTTGAAAACTCAACACCCTGATTCAATTTCTGTG ATCAGGTTGAATGGACTACTCCATAGCGATGACAACTTTGCACTGAAA GAAATAGCTAGGCAGTTATGCTTGGATCACCAATTATTATTTTCTAAGATG GCTTCATCAGATGACAATGCTGGATTCATGATTGATATGTTAAA GGAGTGTGGATTATCTCACAAATCAATAATTTTTGTCTTGGATGAGTTTGATCTTTTTGCTCAG GGGAAACAACGATTACTTTATAGTTTGCTTGATGCAATGCAAACAGTGTCTTCACAGGCTGTAGTTATTGGTGTTAGCTGCAGATTG GATGCCGACCAACTTCTTGAAAAAAGAGTTCGATCTAGGTTTTCTCACAGAAAACTACTTTTTGTTCCTCCTTCAAGAGAAGATGTAAGAAG ATTGTTGGAGCACATATTATACTTGCCAAAAGACATAGGTCTCCTCTCTAAATATGTTGCAGAATTCAACTCAAAGATTCAG TATAACTTGCAGGATATTTTAAATGACAAAAAATTCCAAGAAATCCTTGATTCCATTTTATTTATTGATGGAGCAATTAATAACTTGGTGCAGTTTCT ATTCCGAGCTGTATCTTCTATGAGCTTAGAATCTGGTTTGCTATCCCTGGAAAATTTCAAAGGTTCCCACTTATGTTACCAGAGGCAGCCCAAGACCCAGATCCTTGAAG GTGTCTCAATTCTGGAACTGTACATTCTAGTGTGCATGAATAGACTGGAATGTAAAGAGCAGAATTCATACAACTTCAATTCTGTCATGAAAG AGTATAAAGCCATCCATGAAGCCTATAAGACATCCGACAATTACAGAGACAGTGTATGTCTGAGG GCTTTTGAACATCTCTTGGAACGAGAGTTGATTGGTTTTGTTGACAATAAGGGACGCAATTTATCCATCGAAATTCAACCAGTGAAACTTTTGATTTCACCTCACGAACTGTATCTGGGGTTGAAGTCACGCTCTTCATGCCCT GCCATTCTTCAGAAATTGTTTGATCATGAGAGCTTCAGATAG